The Lacrimispora xylanolytica genome has a segment encoding these proteins:
- the tnpC gene encoding IS66 family transposase, translated as MANSSKDIQLIELKDMISQLNTTIKTLAEALNKQQAENDNLKSELAWFRQKYFGASSERRVDDVAGQLNLFDNLTEDEKPVELIEPEVIPAPKKSRKKKPTLAEQFKDIPTRQLNVDTLTKEEKTCPICGTQMIPIGTELIRSEIVYTPPKLERIEYMATTYSCPECKDTEEPQFIKDNGTPALIPGSYVSESLLAYIIYRKYGLYIPLYRQEQDFQQMNAPIGRTSMAHWIIIVGIEYITPLYDYFHRELLKRRFLMMDETPIQVLKEEDRRAQTKSYLWVVRTGEDGLNPIVLYNYTPTRAGENIKQFLKGMEPGFYLMTDAYKGYNKVNEARRCCCFAHIRRYLLEAIPKGHEKDYSHPAVQGVLYCNKLFEYERVYKEKGLSYKQIGNRRLKDQRPVVEGFLAWANQVNPGDNAKLKKAITYIKNRRDFLMTYLEDGRCSLSNNLSENSIRPVTIGRKNWLFSDTPEGATANSLYLTIIEMAKAYDLNLYEYLKFLLENRPSKGMSDDEIAKLAPWDKTVQELCKNKME; from the coding sequence GTGGCCAACAGTAGTAAAGATATCCAGCTCATTGAGCTTAAAGATATGATTTCACAACTAAATACTACGATCAAAACACTTGCGGAAGCATTGAATAAACAGCAGGCTGAAAATGATAATCTTAAGTCTGAACTGGCTTGGTTTCGCCAGAAGTATTTTGGTGCTTCCAGTGAACGCCGCGTGGATGACGTCGCAGGTCAATTGAACCTTTTTGACAATCTTACAGAGGACGAAAAACCGGTGGAACTAATCGAACCGGAAGTTATCCCCGCTCCAAAGAAATCTCGAAAAAAGAAACCTACTTTAGCAGAACAATTTAAGGATATTCCAACCAGACAGCTAAATGTAGATACACTGACCAAAGAGGAAAAAACATGTCCAATCTGTGGAACCCAAATGATTCCGATTGGAACAGAACTGATCCGAAGCGAAATCGTTTATACTCCGCCAAAGCTGGAGCGTATCGAATACATGGCAACCACGTATTCATGTCCAGAGTGCAAGGATACGGAGGAGCCACAGTTTATAAAGGATAATGGAACGCCTGCATTGATTCCCGGAAGTTATGTTTCAGAATCCCTGCTGGCATATATCATTTATCGAAAGTACGGATTGTACATCCCTCTTTATCGTCAGGAGCAGGATTTCCAGCAGATGAACGCTCCAATAGGACGAACATCTATGGCACACTGGATTATTATAGTTGGCATTGAATATATAACGCCGCTGTATGATTACTTTCATAGGGAACTGCTAAAACGCAGATTCCTTATGATGGACGAGACACCAATCCAGGTATTAAAAGAGGAAGACCGGCGGGCACAGACAAAATCTTATTTATGGGTTGTCCGAACTGGTGAAGATGGATTAAATCCTATCGTCCTCTATAATTACACGCCCACAAGAGCAGGAGAAAATATCAAACAATTCCTAAAGGGTATGGAACCTGGATTTTATCTAATGACAGATGCATACAAGGGCTACAACAAGGTGAATGAAGCCAGGCGTTGTTGTTGCTTTGCACATATCAGGAGATATCTATTGGAGGCTATCCCAAAAGGCCATGAGAAGGATTACAGTCATCCGGCAGTACAGGGAGTCTTGTATTGTAATAAGTTGTTCGAGTATGAACGGGTCTATAAGGAAAAAGGACTCTCATACAAACAGATAGGCAATCGTCGCCTCAAAGACCAAAGACCAGTCGTTGAGGGCTTCTTGGCGTGGGCAAACCAAGTCAATCCCGGAGATAATGCCAAACTTAAGAAAGCAATCACATATATTAAAAACCGTCGAGACTTTCTTATGACATATCTGGAAGATGGCCGGTGCAGCTTAAGCAACAACCTTAGCGAAAATTCAATCCGTCCAGTAACTATAGGCCGGAAAAACTGGCTCTTTTCAGACACTCCGGAAGGAGCGACAGCCAATTCGCTCTATCTCACTATCATAGAGATGGCAAAGGCGTATGACTTAAATCTATATGAATATCTGAAGTTCTTGCTAGAGAATCGTCCCAGCAAGGGCATGTCAGATGATGAGATAGCAAAACTTGCGCCTTGGGATAAAACAGTCCAAGAACTTTGCAAGAACAAAATGGAGTAA
- a CDS encoding nitroreductase family protein, translating to MFKDLITKSRTYRRFYEEVQIPTAELKELVDLARLTPSTSNSQALKFRLCNTPEETEKVFETLGWAGALPEWDGPKKGERPSAYIIILCDLSLGKNKLYDDGIAAQTMMLGAVEKGYGGCILGNVQRSRLAEALGIDTAFYSIDLVLALGKPKEEVVIVPVKENGDIRYYRDDNQVHYVPKRGIDDLIL from the coding sequence ATGTTTAAAGATCTTATCACTAAATCCCGTACATACCGCAGATTTTATGAGGAGGTACAAATCCCGACAGCAGAATTAAAAGAACTGGTGGACCTTGCCAGGCTCACACCTTCCACATCAAATTCCCAGGCTCTTAAATTCCGGTTGTGTAATACACCGGAAGAAACGGAAAAGGTGTTTGAGACTCTTGGCTGGGCTGGAGCACTGCCTGAATGGGATGGTCCCAAAAAAGGAGAACGCCCATCTGCCTATATTATTATATTATGTGATCTGTCTCTTGGTAAAAATAAATTGTATGATGATGGCATTGCTGCACAGACCATGATGCTGGGGGCGGTTGAAAAAGGGTATGGCGGATGCATACTGGGTAACGTGCAGAGAAGCCGCCTGGCAGAGGCATTAGGCATTGACACTGCCTTTTATTCCATTGACTTGGTTCTTGCACTTGGGAAGCCTAAGGAAGAAGTGGTTATTGTACCAGTGAAGGAAAATGGGGATATTCGGTATTATAGGGATGATAACCAGGTTCATTATGTTCCTAAGAGGGGAATTGATGATTTGATTCTATAG
- the tnpB gene encoding IS66 family insertion sequence element accessory protein TnpB (TnpB, as the term is used for proteins encoded by IS66 family insertion elements, is considered an accessory protein, since TnpC, encoded by a neighboring gene, is a DDE family transposase.), which produces MLGDISTAINIYIITGYTDMRKSIDGLYAIILDQLKAEPDARSIYLFCGRRCDRIKVLLREPDGMVLLYKRLDVVQGKYRWPRNSNEAKNITWQQFDWLMTGLEIEQPKALKTG; this is translated from the coding sequence GTGCTAGGTGATATTTCCACAGCAATCAACATCTATATCATTACAGGCTATACGGATATGCGTAAGTCCATAGATGGACTCTACGCCATCATTCTAGACCAGTTGAAAGCGGAACCGGATGCCAGATCAATTTATCTATTCTGTGGCAGACGATGTGACCGAATCAAGGTTCTGCTCCGAGAGCCTGATGGAATGGTTCTTCTCTATAAACGGCTTGACGTTGTTCAAGGCAAGTATCGATGGCCAAGAAATAGCAATGAGGCAAAAAATATTACCTGGCAACAATTCGACTGGCTTATGACGGGGCTTGAAATCGAGCAGCCAAAAGCTCTTAAAACCGGCTGA
- a CDS encoding DUF6270 domain-containing protein — MKVNILGSCISRISLLDGDCSGHGIAHDHIEMKYFLDKQNIALSVMPAPFSKNEIMDISAEELWDKSRIHSLQQCLNKSTVHMLLESDADWLVMDLFDMQNDFAIYKETAFATCAHEYMQTKCFNKYKKDIQIANLMTLPKWIWYPYVDIFFEKIMKKYDENHIILNRFRSNTYYLDKDGLVKEIPNNFKNPFQANDNYNQPLKELEDYIIEKYNPYVIDLSQYFMGDATFWDNLNGAHFEKEFYRETYTQLIKIIQGETDNRYYTEPDFFNKSRRGYEEDKLRVFDIEHGIQTLDMLISKEDFLWVNVLDKLDTYAPDDERVKEYKKFMNDFFVYE; from the coding sequence ATGAAGGTGAATATATTAGGAAGCTGCATTTCACGTATATCACTGCTTGATGGTGATTGTTCAGGACATGGGATTGCACATGATCATATAGAAATGAAATACTTTTTAGACAAACAAAATATAGCATTGTCTGTTATGCCAGCTCCATTTTCTAAAAATGAAATAATGGATATATCTGCAGAAGAATTATGGGATAAATCACGTATCCATTCCTTACAACAATGTTTAAATAAATCCACAGTACATATGCTACTTGAATCTGATGCAGATTGGTTGGTTATGGATTTATTTGATATGCAAAATGATTTTGCTATCTATAAAGAAACAGCGTTTGCTACTTGTGCTCATGAATATATGCAAACAAAATGCTTTAATAAGTATAAAAAGGATATTCAGATTGCTAATCTTATGACGCTACCGAAATGGATATGGTATCCTTACGTTGATATATTTTTTGAAAAAATCATGAAAAAGTATGATGAAAATCATATTATATTAAATCGCTTTCGATCAAATACATATTATTTGGATAAAGACGGGCTGGTTAAGGAGATACCAAATAACTTTAAAAATCCGTTTCAGGCCAATGATAATTACAATCAACCCCTCAAAGAATTAGAAGATTATATTATCGAGAAATATAATCCTTATGTGATAGATCTTTCACAATATTTTATGGGAGATGCGACATTCTGGGATAATCTCAATGGAGCACATTTTGAAAAAGAATTCTATCGAGAGACCTATACTCAACTGATAAAAATAATACAGGGAGAAACAGACAATCGATATTATACTGAGCCTGATTTTTTTAACAAGTCCAGACGTGGCTATGAAGAGGATAAACTGAGGGTATTTGATATTGAACATGGAATTCAGACTCTAGATATGCTTATATCAAAAGAGGATTTCTTGTGGGTAAATGTTTTGGATAAACTGGATACATATGCTCCTGACGATGAAAGAGTGAAGGAATATAAGAAGTTTATGAATGATTTCTTTGTTTACGAGTAA
- a CDS encoding zinc ribbon domain-containing protein, with protein sequence MFFICGISQGRKLLDYSKTIICGLCGGYGRYQVYMTYSYFSVFFIPIIKWDRRYYVQMSCCNTIYELNAEKGKQISRRESVDITDQDLTIIETGKRTTGWNQKACTNCGYETSEDFEYCPKCGQRF encoded by the coding sequence ATGTTTTTCATATGCGGTATAAGCCAAGGCAGGAAACTGCTTGATTATTCAAAGACAATAATCTGTGGCCTGTGTGGAGGCTATGGCAGATATCAGGTTTATATGACCTATAGCTATTTTAGTGTATTTTTCATTCCTATCATTAAATGGGACCGTCGATATTACGTTCAGATGTCTTGCTGCAATACGATCTATGAGTTGAATGCAGAAAAGGGCAAGCAAATAAGCAGAAGAGAGTCGGTAGACATTACAGATCAGGATTTAACTATCATTGAGACTGGTAAAAGGACTACAGGGTGGAATCAAAAGGCCTGCACAAACTGCGGATATGAAACGTCAGAGGATTTTGAATATTGCCCGAAATGTGGGCAAAGATTCTAG
- the tnpA gene encoding IS66 family insertion sequence element accessory protein TnpA, producing MRSKRISADEQFLLIMECRQSGLSDYQWCQMNDINPGTFYNWISRLRKRGMVIPMLDDQGKKTSAPLQEVVKVNLMPDSASMPAPLQVEQNTCIVPDLATKELPTVEILIGNATIRFFNNTDKNLIETTLKCMGGVMLC from the coding sequence ATGAGATCAAAACGAATTTCTGCCGATGAGCAGTTTCTGCTCATCATGGAGTGCCGACAAAGCGGCCTCTCCGACTATCAATGGTGCCAAATGAATGATATTAATCCAGGCACCTTTTATAACTGGATCAGTAGACTTCGTAAGCGTGGAATGGTGATCCCCATGTTAGATGATCAAGGAAAGAAAACATCTGCTCCTTTGCAGGAAGTGGTAAAGGTTAACTTAATGCCGGATTCGGCATCAATGCCTGCTCCTTTGCAAGTAGAGCAAAATACTTGCATTGTTCCGGATCTTGCTACCAAAGAATTGCCTACGGTTGAAATTCTGATTGGCAATGCAACAATCCGCTTCTTTAATAACACAGATAAAAACCTGATCGAAACTACTCTCAAATGCATGGGAGGTGTTATGTTGTGCTAG